A region of Porites lutea chromosome 13, jaPorLute2.1, whole genome shotgun sequence DNA encodes the following proteins:
- the LOC140922711 gene encoding b(0,+)-type amino acid transporter 1-like isoform X1, with amino-acid sequence MHRTTTKGTDAKAVNENQTHSSVENTENTMKMIEQEDFVVTSSLSFHENKATAEEKFVKLQKNPTGNHHSNVKLSRSVTLLQGISLMVGVMIGSGIFVSPRYVLLHSGSVGVTLMVWISSGVMAMFGALCYCELGTMIQRSGGELTYIREALGPLAGFLVSWTMVLILKPASVAIITLSFASYAIQPFLNEKDMDTEQLIKFIAAVCIILITTVNCVSSRWAGQMQVIFMVMKLLAIGIIVLIGASRIVSGHYENFQSPFKGTNPNIGEIAHAFFSGLWAYDGWNQLNYVTEELQNPHKNLPRGVMIALPLVTFCYTLVNIAYFSILTPAEVLSSNAVAVSVAEKVHPTLVVIMPLFVACSCYGAANGSIFTNGRVVCSAAKEGHMPHFLATINTHFNTPLRAIMFPSSISLCLLMIGNLDSLLSCFSFVAWIFLGGTFLSLLILRWKKPHDLRPYKVWIGIPVVMLVVSCCLVIAPLLAKPQSSAVALGFVLSGVPVYLLFVYRSK; translated from the exons ATGCACCGAACCACAACAAAGGGTACAG ATGCCAAGGCTGTGAATGAAAACCAAACTCATTCAAGTGTggaaaatacagaaaacacaATGAAGATGATTGAACAAGAAGATTTTGTGGTGACCAGCAGTTTGTCATTCCATGAGAACAAAGCAACTGCAGAAGAGAAATTTGTCAAATTGCAAAAAAACCCCACCGGGAATCACCATAGTAATGTTAAACTGTCCAGAAGTGTGACACTGTTACAGGGCATCTCTTTAATGGTAGGGGTTATGATTGGTTCTGGAATATTTGTGTCACCACGTTATGTCCTTTTGCATTCTGGTTCAGTTGGTGTTACCCTAATGGTATGGATATCATCTGGTGTTATGGCAATGTTTGGAGCTTTGTGCTACTGTGAGCTGGGGACAATGATTCAACGTTCTGGCGGCGAACTTACTTACATTCGTGAAGCTTTGGGTCCATTAGCAGGTTTTTTAGTAAGCTGGACAATGGTTCTGATATTGAAGCCAGCCTCTGTAGCCATCATTACATTGAGTTTCGCATCATACGCTATTCAGCCATTTTTGAATGAGAAAGACATGGACACTGAACAGCTTATCAAATTTATAGCTGCTGTCTGTATTATTTTGATTACGACTGTGAACTGTGTAAGTTCACGATGGGCTGGTCAAATGCAGGTCATTTTTATGGTAATGAAATTACTGGCTATTGGGATTATAGTCTTGATTGGGGCTTCTCGAATTGTCAGTGGACACTATGAGAATTTTCAGTCTCCTTTTAAAGGTACAAACCCAAATATTGGAGAAATCGCCCATGCTTTCTTTAGTGGACTTTGGGCTTATGATGGCTGGAACCAACTTAATTATGTCACAGAGGAGCTGCAAAACCCTCACAAGAATCTACCACGTGGAGTAATGATTGCTCTCCCTCTCGTCACATTTTGCTACACTCTTGTTAACATAGCATATTTCAGCATCCTGACACCGGCAGAAGTTCTCTCATCTAATGCAGTGGCTGTTTCAGTGGCTGAAAAAGTGCACCCCACCCTTGTTGTCATTATGCCCCTGTTTGTAGCTTGCTCCTGTTATGGTGCTGCCAATGGCTCTATTTTCACCAATGGAAGAGTGGTATGTTCAGCTGCTAAGGAAGGTCATATGCCTCACTTTTTAGCCACCATTAATACCCATTTTAATACACCATTGCGTGCCATCATGTTCCCATCATCTATATCCCTCTGCCTGTTGATGATTGGTAATTTAGATTCTCTACTAAGCTGCTTCAGCTTTGTGGCTTGGATTTTCCTTGGTGGaactttcctttctcttctgATCCTACGTTGGAAAAAGCCCCATGATCTGCGTCCTTACAAAGTATGGATTGGGATCCCTGTTGTCATGTTAGTGGTATCCTGTTGTCTTGTTATTGCACCTTTGTTGGCAAAACCACAATCATCTGCAGTTGCATTGGGTTTTGTCTTGTCTGGGGTCCCTGTGTATTTGCTTTTTGTTTACCGCAGTAAATAA
- the LOC140922711 gene encoding b(0,+)-type amino acid transporter 1-like isoform X2 has translation MHRTTTKDAKAVNENQTHSSVENTENTMKMIEQEDFVVTSSLSFHENKATAEEKFVKLQKNPTGNHHSNVKLSRSVTLLQGISLMVGVMIGSGIFVSPRYVLLHSGSVGVTLMVWISSGVMAMFGALCYCELGTMIQRSGGELTYIREALGPLAGFLVSWTMVLILKPASVAIITLSFASYAIQPFLNEKDMDTEQLIKFIAAVCIILITTVNCVSSRWAGQMQVIFMVMKLLAIGIIVLIGASRIVSGHYENFQSPFKGTNPNIGEIAHAFFSGLWAYDGWNQLNYVTEELQNPHKNLPRGVMIALPLVTFCYTLVNIAYFSILTPAEVLSSNAVAVSVAEKVHPTLVVIMPLFVACSCYGAANGSIFTNGRVVCSAAKEGHMPHFLATINTHFNTPLRAIMFPSSISLCLLMIGNLDSLLSCFSFVAWIFLGGTFLSLLILRWKKPHDLRPYKVWIGIPVVMLVVSCCLVIAPLLAKPQSSAVALGFVLSGVPVYLLFVYRSK, from the exons ATGCACCGAACCACAACAAAGG ATGCCAAGGCTGTGAATGAAAACCAAACTCATTCAAGTGTggaaaatacagaaaacacaATGAAGATGATTGAACAAGAAGATTTTGTGGTGACCAGCAGTTTGTCATTCCATGAGAACAAAGCAACTGCAGAAGAGAAATTTGTCAAATTGCAAAAAAACCCCACCGGGAATCACCATAGTAATGTTAAACTGTCCAGAAGTGTGACACTGTTACAGGGCATCTCTTTAATGGTAGGGGTTATGATTGGTTCTGGAATATTTGTGTCACCACGTTATGTCCTTTTGCATTCTGGTTCAGTTGGTGTTACCCTAATGGTATGGATATCATCTGGTGTTATGGCAATGTTTGGAGCTTTGTGCTACTGTGAGCTGGGGACAATGATTCAACGTTCTGGCGGCGAACTTACTTACATTCGTGAAGCTTTGGGTCCATTAGCAGGTTTTTTAGTAAGCTGGACAATGGTTCTGATATTGAAGCCAGCCTCTGTAGCCATCATTACATTGAGTTTCGCATCATACGCTATTCAGCCATTTTTGAATGAGAAAGACATGGACACTGAACAGCTTATCAAATTTATAGCTGCTGTCTGTATTATTTTGATTACGACTGTGAACTGTGTAAGTTCACGATGGGCTGGTCAAATGCAGGTCATTTTTATGGTAATGAAATTACTGGCTATTGGGATTATAGTCTTGATTGGGGCTTCTCGAATTGTCAGTGGACACTATGAGAATTTTCAGTCTCCTTTTAAAGGTACAAACCCAAATATTGGAGAAATCGCCCATGCTTTCTTTAGTGGACTTTGGGCTTATGATGGCTGGAACCAACTTAATTATGTCACAGAGGAGCTGCAAAACCCTCACAAGAATCTACCACGTGGAGTAATGATTGCTCTCCCTCTCGTCACATTTTGCTACACTCTTGTTAACATAGCATATTTCAGCATCCTGACACCGGCAGAAGTTCTCTCATCTAATGCAGTGGCTGTTTCAGTGGCTGAAAAAGTGCACCCCACCCTTGTTGTCATTATGCCCCTGTTTGTAGCTTGCTCCTGTTATGGTGCTGCCAATGGCTCTATTTTCACCAATGGAAGAGTGGTATGTTCAGCTGCTAAGGAAGGTCATATGCCTCACTTTTTAGCCACCATTAATACCCATTTTAATACACCATTGCGTGCCATCATGTTCCCATCATCTATATCCCTCTGCCTGTTGATGATTGGTAATTTAGATTCTCTACTAAGCTGCTTCAGCTTTGTGGCTTGGATTTTCCTTGGTGGaactttcctttctcttctgATCCTACGTTGGAAAAAGCCCCATGATCTGCGTCCTTACAAAGTATGGATTGGGATCCCTGTTGTCATGTTAGTGGTATCCTGTTGTCTTGTTATTGCACCTTTGTTGGCAAAACCACAATCATCTGCAGTTGCATTGGGTTTTGTCTTGTCTGGGGTCCCTGTGTATTTGCTTTTTGTTTACCGCAGTAAATAA